In a genomic window of Bordetella petrii:
- a CDS encoding glutathione S-transferase family protein produces MLTILGKRTSINVRKVLWACAELGLPCRQEDWGSGFRDVDTDEFRALNPNAMVPVLLDGDFVLWESNSIIRYLANRYGGGALYPSDAMARAHVDQWLDWQASDLNPAWSYAFMGLARQSPEHADAARIQASLQAWTRFMTVLEGRLARTRAHVAGTAFSLADIAIGLSVNRWFETPFARPALPEVQAYYQRLSERAGFMAHGRNGVP; encoded by the coding sequence ATGCTTACCATTCTTGGAAAACGAACCTCTATCAACGTGCGCAAGGTGCTGTGGGCCTGCGCCGAACTCGGGCTGCCCTGCCGCCAGGAAGACTGGGGCAGCGGATTCCGCGACGTGGATACCGACGAATTCCGGGCGCTCAATCCCAATGCCATGGTGCCGGTGTTGCTCGACGGCGATTTCGTGCTCTGGGAATCCAACAGCATCATCCGCTATCTGGCCAACCGCTATGGCGGCGGCGCGCTCTACCCATCCGACGCCATGGCCCGCGCCCATGTCGACCAGTGGCTGGACTGGCAGGCATCCGACCTCAACCCGGCCTGGAGCTACGCCTTCATGGGGCTCGCGCGCCAATCGCCCGAACACGCCGATGCCGCCCGCATACAGGCATCCCTGCAGGCATGGACGCGCTTCATGACGGTGCTGGAGGGCCGACTCGCGCGGACACGAGCCCACGTTGCGGGTACGGCGTTCAGCCTGGCCGACATTGCCATCGGACTATCGGTGAACCGCTGGTTCGAGACCCCGTTCGCGCGCCCCGCCCTGCCCGAAGTCCAAGCCTACTACCAGCGCTTGAGCGAGCGCGCCGGGTTCATGGCGCATGGCCGCAACGGCGTACCTTGA
- the selD gene encoding selenide, water dikinase SelD has product MDTPVRLTQYSHGAGCGCKISPKVLDVILAGSGAQNLDPRLWVGNASRDDAAVYGLDDSRGVVSTTDFFMPIVDDPFDFGRIAATNAISDIYAMGGDPLLAIAILGWPVNVLPPEVAREVVRGGRAACDAAGIALAGGHSIDAPEPIFGLAVTGVVDKARLKRNDTATAGCKLYLTKPLGIGILTTAEKKSKLRAQDVHLARDWMCTLNKPGSRFGKLEGVKAMTDVTGFGLLGHLVEMADGSGVSARIAFDQVPRLPGIDHYLAEGCVPGGTGRNFDSYGERIAPLGQQQINLLCDPQTSGGLLVAVAPEGEAEFLAAAAESGLKLSPIGELIQARRYAVEVV; this is encoded by the coding sequence ATGGACACCCCGGTCCGCCTTACCCAATACAGCCACGGAGCCGGGTGCGGCTGCAAAATTTCCCCTAAAGTGCTGGATGTCATCCTGGCCGGCAGCGGGGCGCAGAACCTCGACCCCAGGCTCTGGGTAGGCAACGCCTCGCGCGACGACGCCGCCGTCTACGGCCTGGACGACTCGCGCGGCGTGGTTTCCACCACCGATTTCTTCATGCCGATCGTCGACGATCCCTTCGACTTCGGCCGCATCGCCGCCACCAATGCCATCAGCGATATTTACGCCATGGGCGGCGATCCGCTGCTGGCCATCGCCATCCTGGGCTGGCCCGTCAACGTGCTGCCGCCCGAGGTGGCGCGCGAAGTGGTGCGCGGCGGCCGGGCGGCCTGCGACGCCGCCGGCATCGCGCTGGCCGGCGGGCACTCCATCGACGCGCCCGAGCCCATCTTCGGGCTGGCCGTCACCGGCGTGGTGGACAAGGCCCGCCTCAAGCGCAACGACACCGCCACGGCCGGCTGCAAGCTGTACCTGACCAAGCCGCTGGGCATCGGCATCCTGACCACCGCCGAGAAAAAATCCAAGTTGCGCGCCCAAGACGTCCACCTGGCCCGCGACTGGATGTGCACCCTGAACAAACCCGGTAGCCGCTTCGGCAAACTGGAAGGCGTCAAGGCCATGACCGACGTCACCGGCTTCGGCCTGCTGGGCCACCTGGTGGAAATGGCCGACGGCAGCGGCGTCAGCGCCCGCATCGCGTTCGACCAGGTGCCGCGCCTGCCGGGCATCGATCACTACCTGGCCGAAGGCTGCGTGCCGGGCGGCACCGGCCGCAACTTCGATAGCTACGGCGAACGCATCGCGCCGCTGGGCCAGCAGCAGATCAACCTGCTGTGCGATCCGCAAACCAGCGGCGGCCTGCTGGTCGCCGTGGCGCCGGAAGGCGAGGCCGAGTTCCTGGCTGCCGCCGCCGAATCCGGCCTGAAGCTCTCGCCTATCGGCGAACTGATCCAGGCGCGGCGCTACGCCGTCGAAGTCGTCTGA
- a CDS encoding CaiB/BaiF CoA transferase family protein: MQPLLSNIKVLDLSRVLAGPWASQILADLGADVIKVERPGRGDDTRSWGPPFLKDQAGADTADGAYFIATNRGKRSITVDLQTPEGQDLIKTLCRDADVVLENYKVGTLARLGLDYAALSRINPRLVYCSVTGFGQTGPRAAEPAYDFLIQAMGGLMSVTGERDDKPGGGPQKVGIPIVDLSTGVYAALGIVAALLRRTQTGQGEYVDVAMLDVQVGLLANQAMNFLLGNRVPRRTGTAHPNIQPQRTFGCADGDIVIVVGNDAQFVTLCEVIGQPALARDARYATNGKRVQNQASLDPVLDAAFASQPRAHWLGKLKEAGVPAGPINTVPEVFDDPQVVHRGMLRRLPHPAAGSVPQVMNPLRFGGASLRVDRAPPLLGEHTLEVLGELGLSDEQIQGLRDRNII, from the coding sequence TTGCAGCCGCTGTTATCGAATATCAAGGTGCTCGACCTGAGCCGCGTGCTCGCCGGGCCCTGGGCCAGCCAGATCCTCGCGGACCTAGGCGCCGATGTCATCAAGGTCGAACGCCCCGGACGCGGCGATGACACCCGCTCGTGGGGTCCTCCCTTCCTGAAAGACCAGGCGGGCGCGGATACGGCCGACGGCGCCTATTTCATCGCCACCAATCGCGGCAAGCGCTCCATTACGGTGGATCTCCAGACACCCGAAGGCCAGGATCTGATCAAGACCCTGTGCCGCGACGCCGACGTGGTGCTGGAAAACTACAAGGTGGGCACGCTGGCGCGCCTGGGGCTGGACTACGCGGCGCTGTCCCGCATCAATCCGCGCCTGGTGTATTGCTCGGTAACGGGCTTTGGCCAGACCGGCCCGCGCGCGGCCGAGCCGGCCTACGACTTCCTCATCCAGGCCATGGGCGGCCTGATGAGCGTAACCGGCGAGCGCGACGACAAGCCGGGCGGCGGCCCGCAGAAGGTGGGCATACCCATTGTCGACCTCAGCACTGGCGTCTATGCGGCACTGGGCATTGTGGCGGCGCTCTTGCGCCGCACGCAGACCGGCCAGGGTGAATACGTCGACGTCGCCATGCTGGATGTGCAAGTGGGCCTGCTGGCCAACCAGGCCATGAATTTCCTGCTGGGCAACCGCGTGCCGCGCCGCACCGGCACCGCGCACCCCAACATCCAGCCGCAGCGCACTTTCGGCTGCGCCGACGGCGACATCGTGATCGTAGTAGGCAATGACGCACAGTTCGTCACGCTGTGCGAGGTGATCGGCCAGCCGGCGCTGGCCCGCGACGCGCGCTACGCCACCAACGGCAAGCGCGTGCAGAACCAGGCCAGCCTGGACCCGGTGCTGGATGCGGCCTTCGCCAGCCAGCCGCGCGCGCACTGGCTCGGCAAACTCAAGGAGGCGGGCGTGCCCGCCGGCCCCATCAACACCGTGCCCGAAGTATTCGACGACCCGCAGGTCGTGCATCGCGGCATGTTGCGCCGGCTGCCGCATCCGGCGGCAGGTTCGGTGCCCCAGGTCATGAACCCCTTGCGTTTCGGCGGCGCCAGCCTGCGCGTGGATCGCGCCCCGCCGCTGCTGGGCGAGCACACGCTCGAAGTGCTGGGCGAACTGGGCCTGAGCGACGAACAGATCCAGGGCCTGCGCGACCGCAACATTATCTGA
- a CDS encoding enoyl-CoA hydratase/isomerase family protein — translation MPEALTGPYTALDVTLDGGVAVILLANPPVNALSTEMMNELSWVLDRISETPEVRAVVLSGQGKTFCAGADLKNRATTIKGPGDLPQHSRRTRECFHAIRECAKPVVGAINGAALGAGLAIVASCDILLAASTATVGLPEINVGLLGGGRHGMRLFSHSRLRRMMLTGLRIDGDELYRLGVVEASVPSEALMDEAMALARELASKSPLATVLAKQTLNAIEDMSLRDGYRYEQDMTAAIAKTEDAQEARRAFLEKRAPVFQGR, via the coding sequence ATGCCCGAAGCCCTGACCGGCCCCTACACCGCGCTGGACGTCACCCTGGATGGCGGCGTGGCCGTCATCCTGCTGGCCAATCCGCCGGTGAATGCGCTTTCCACCGAGATGATGAACGAGCTGTCGTGGGTGCTGGACCGCATTTCCGAAACCCCCGAGGTGCGCGCGGTGGTGCTGTCCGGCCAGGGCAAGACCTTTTGCGCCGGCGCCGACCTGAAGAATCGCGCCACCACGATCAAGGGGCCGGGCGACCTGCCGCAGCATTCGCGCCGCACCCGCGAGTGCTTTCACGCCATCCGCGAATGCGCCAAGCCGGTGGTGGGCGCCATCAACGGCGCGGCGCTGGGCGCCGGCCTGGCGATAGTGGCGTCGTGCGACATTCTGCTGGCGGCGTCGACCGCCACGGTGGGCCTGCCCGAGATCAACGTCGGCCTGTTGGGCGGCGGGCGGCACGGCATGCGGCTGTTCAGCCATTCGCGCCTGCGGCGCATGATGCTGACCGGCCTGCGCATCGACGGCGACGAGCTCTACCGGCTGGGCGTGGTCGAGGCCTCGGTGCCGTCCGAGGCGCTCATGGATGAAGCGATGGCTCTGGCGCGGGAACTGGCATCCAAGAGCCCGCTGGCCACGGTGCTGGCCAAGCAGACGCTCAATGCCATCGAGGACATGAGCCTGCGCGACGGCTATCGCTACGAACAGGACATGACCGCCGCCATCGCCAAGACTGAAGACGCGCAGGAAGCGCGGCGCGCCTTCCTCGAAAAGCGCGCCCCCGTCTTCCAGGGCCGCTAG
- a CDS encoding alpha/beta fold hydrolase — MPTVTTQDTFIDAADGRLYARQWMPDTPGKQAPVVLFHDSLGCVELWRDFPRQLALATGRVVVAYDRLGFGRSDPHPGTLGPDFVEQEARQGFQPVREALGLERYVAFGHSVGGGMALVCAAIYGESCDALITESAQMYAEEHTLAGIRQAREDFAQPGQLDRLKKYHGEKAAWVLSAWIDTWLSPDFASWNLDDYLRQARCPILALHGDQDEYGSLDHPRRIAELAGGRPLILRACGHVPHREQPEQVVGEIAAWLQRPESAA, encoded by the coding sequence ATGCCAACCGTAACGACTCAGGACACTTTCATCGACGCCGCCGACGGCAGGCTGTACGCCCGGCAATGGATGCCGGACACGCCCGGCAAGCAGGCGCCCGTGGTGCTGTTTCACGACTCGCTGGGCTGCGTCGAGCTGTGGCGCGATTTTCCGCGACAGCTTGCCCTGGCCACCGGCCGCGTCGTCGTTGCCTACGACCGGCTGGGTTTCGGGCGTTCGGACCCGCACCCGGGCACGCTGGGTCCGGATTTTGTCGAACAGGAAGCCCGCCAGGGTTTCCAGCCCGTGCGCGAGGCCCTGGGGCTGGAGCGCTACGTGGCATTCGGCCACAGCGTCGGCGGCGGCATGGCGCTGGTGTGTGCCGCCATCTATGGCGAATCTTGCGATGCGCTGATCACCGAGTCGGCCCAGATGTATGCCGAAGAACATACGCTGGCCGGCATCCGGCAAGCCAGGGAAGATTTCGCGCAGCCGGGCCAGCTCGACCGCCTGAAAAAATACCATGGCGAGAAAGCCGCCTGGGTGCTGAGCGCATGGATCGACACCTGGCTGTCGCCCGACTTTGCCAGCTGGAATCTGGACGACTACCTGCGCCAGGCGCGCTGCCCCATCCTGGCGCTGCACGGCGACCAGGACGAATACGGATCGCTGGACCATCCCCGGCGCATTGCCGAGCTCGCCGGCGGCCGGCCGCTTATTCTGCGGGCCTGCGGCCATGTGCCCCACCGCGAACAACCCGAACAGGTCGTGGGCGAAATCGCCGCCTGGCTGCAGCGGCCCGAAAGCGCGGCCTGA
- a CDS encoding CGNR zinc finger domain-containing protein: MHANHSSEFRQVGDHAALDMINTIEQSESGPVDRWQTDADVQAWLELSGLAPARRGVPKGLLDSARELREAVRALVAQRKAGQPLKLAALNRALAAGGSHLELAETGAGQVAVERRYAAATAAQWLLPAAESAAELLAHGDFSLVRKCESDSCSLWFYDRTRSHRRRWCSMALCGNRHKVAAFRQRGSAGQPA; encoded by the coding sequence ATGCACGCCAACCATTCTTCCGAGTTCCGGCAAGTGGGCGACCATGCCGCGCTGGACATGATCAATACCATCGAGCAAAGCGAGTCCGGGCCGGTGGATCGCTGGCAAACCGATGCCGATGTGCAGGCCTGGCTGGAACTGTCCGGGCTGGCGCCGGCGCGGCGCGGCGTGCCCAAAGGGCTGCTGGACAGCGCGCGAGAGCTGCGCGAAGCCGTGCGGGCGCTGGTGGCGCAACGCAAGGCGGGCCAACCCTTGAAGCTCGCCGCGTTGAATCGCGCGCTGGCCGCGGGCGGCAGCCACCTGGAACTGGCCGAAACCGGCGCGGGCCAGGTGGCGGTAGAGCGCCGTTATGCGGCTGCAACCGCCGCGCAATGGCTGTTGCCGGCGGCCGAGTCGGCCGCCGAGCTGCTGGCTCACGGCGATTTCAGCCTGGTGCGCAAATGCGAAAGCGACAGCTGCTCGCTGTGGTTCTATGACCGCACCCGTTCCCACCGGCGGCGCTGGTGCAGCATGGCCTTGTGCGGCAACCGGCACAAGGTGGCGGCGTTCCGCCAGCGCGGATCCGCCGGCCAACCGGCCTGA
- a CDS encoding CaiB/BaiF CoA transferase family protein, translating to MAGALEGVKVLDLSRVFSGPWAAQMLADFGAEVIKVERPGRGDDVRHQGYPMPGPDGAPTSETSSFVAMNRGKRSLTIDISHPQGQALVRRLAQKADIVIENFKAGDLRRYGLDYSSLSGLNPRLVYCSITGFGQDGPYSHLPGYDPIFQSMSGLMSVTGVPDGEPGAGPVKAGYSVSDLTAGFYAVCAILAALRHRDQISGRGQHIDLALLDAQIAAMSHIGMNYLASGKLPARMGSSSQITAPFRAFACQDGHLMVAVGNDTQFQSFCRVIGLPALAQDPRFDTNPKRAAAQAELSALIEPALLARKVADWNAALEEAKVPCGPIYTMDQVFEDPQVKHRQVLGRMPHPRLGDMPYVRNPIHFSGTPIQAGLPPPMLGEHSAAVLKAELGLDEAEIARLQAEGII from the coding sequence ATGGCAGGAGCGCTCGAGGGCGTGAAAGTGCTGGACCTGAGCCGCGTATTCTCAGGCCCCTGGGCCGCGCAGATGCTGGCCGACTTCGGCGCCGAGGTCATCAAGGTAGAGCGGCCCGGCCGCGGCGACGACGTGCGCCACCAGGGATACCCGATGCCCGGCCCGGACGGCGCCCCCACCAGCGAAACCTCGTCATTCGTGGCAATGAACCGGGGCAAGCGGTCGCTGACCATCGACATTTCGCACCCGCAAGGCCAGGCCCTGGTCCGCCGCCTGGCGCAGAAAGCGGACATCGTCATCGAAAACTTCAAGGCCGGCGACCTGCGCCGCTACGGGCTGGACTACTCCTCGCTGTCCGGGCTGAATCCGCGCCTGGTGTACTGCTCGATCACCGGCTTCGGCCAGGACGGCCCATACAGTCACCTGCCGGGCTACGACCCCATCTTCCAGTCCATGAGCGGCCTGATGAGCGTGACCGGCGTGCCCGACGGCGAACCGGGCGCCGGGCCGGTGAAAGCCGGCTACTCGGTATCCGACCTGACGGCCGGGTTCTATGCCGTGTGCGCCATCCTGGCGGCCTTGCGCCATCGCGACCAGATTTCCGGCCGCGGGCAGCACATCGACCTGGCCCTGCTCGACGCGCAGATTGCCGCCATGTCGCATATCGGCATGAACTATCTGGCCAGCGGCAAGCTGCCTGCGCGCATGGGCTCGTCTTCGCAAATTACCGCGCCGTTTCGCGCCTTTGCCTGCCAGGACGGGCACTTGATGGTGGCCGTGGGCAACGATACGCAATTCCAGAGCTTCTGCCGCGTAATCGGCCTGCCCGCTTTGGCGCAAGACCCGCGCTTTGACACCAACCCCAAGCGCGCGGCGGCCCAGGCCGAGCTGTCGGCGCTGATCGAGCCGGCCCTGCTCGCCCGCAAGGTCGCCGACTGGAACGCGGCCCTGGAAGAGGCCAAGGTTCCCTGCGGCCCCATCTACACAATGGATCAGGTGTTCGAAGACCCGCAGGTCAAGCACCGCCAGGTGCTGGGCCGCATGCCCCACCCGCGCCTGGGCGACATGCCATACGTGCGCAACCCGATTCATTTCTCGGGCACCCCCATCCAGGCCGGGCTGCCCCCGCCGATGCTGGGCGAGCACAGTGCGGCCGTGCTCAAGGCCGAGCTGGGACTGGACGAGGCCGAGATCGCGCGGCTGCAGGCAGAGGGCATCATATGA
- a CDS encoding SRPBCC family protein, with protein sequence MTTGTVKLHRVLRAAPERIYRAFLEPDAVAKWLPPYGFTCQVHHMDVKVGGTFRMSFRNFGTGNGHAFGGEYLDLVPHEKIRYTDEFDDPNLPGQMQTTVSLRQVACGTEVSIVQEGVPSVIPVEMCYLGWQESLMQLARLVEPTIPD encoded by the coding sequence ATGACCACCGGAACCGTCAAGCTTCATCGCGTCCTGCGCGCCGCTCCCGAGCGCATCTACCGCGCCTTCCTAGAACCCGACGCCGTGGCCAAGTGGCTGCCGCCGTACGGCTTCACCTGCCAGGTGCACCACATGGACGTCAAGGTCGGCGGCACCTTCAGGATGTCGTTCCGCAACTTCGGCACCGGCAACGGCCATGCCTTCGGCGGCGAATATCTCGACCTGGTGCCGCACGAGAAAATCCGCTACACAGACGAGTTCGACGACCCCAATCTGCCCGGCCAGATGCAGACCACGGTCTCGCTGCGGCAAGTGGCGTGCGGCACCGAAGTCAGCATCGTGCAAGAAGGCGTGCCGTCGGTCATTCCCGTAGAAATGTGCTACCTGGGCTGGCAGGAATCGCTGATGCAGCTGGCCAGGCTGGTCGAGCCGACCATTCCGGACTGA
- a CDS encoding ATP-dependent Clp protease proteolytic subunit — protein MLVRNADTPTAPVAGQNSAFLEEKTFRTRTVLVFGTITDAVASETVRRLLTLDAESDAPIDMIVSSPGGHLESGDAIHDVARFISAPVNMIGTGWVGSAATHLYLGAPRERRFCLPQTRFLIHQPSGGAGGPASDMAIHAKEIIRARERIAQVIARETGQPIERVRQDIERDLWMSAEEAIAYGLASRIIERRGDLAGR, from the coding sequence ATGCTGGTACGTAACGCCGATACGCCCACCGCGCCCGTTGCGGGGCAAAACAGCGCTTTTCTTGAAGAGAAAACCTTCCGCACCCGCACGGTGCTGGTGTTCGGAACCATTACCGATGCCGTGGCTTCTGAAACGGTGCGCCGCCTGCTGACGCTGGACGCTGAATCCGACGCCCCCATCGACATGATCGTTTCATCTCCGGGCGGCCACCTGGAATCGGGCGACGCCATCCATGACGTGGCGCGCTTCATTTCGGCGCCCGTCAACATGATCGGCACCGGCTGGGTAGGCAGCGCGGCCACCCACCTGTACCTGGGCGCGCCGCGCGAGCGGCGCTTCTGCCTGCCCCAGACGCGCTTTCTGATCCACCAGCCCAGCGGCGGCGCCGGCGGCCCGGCCAGCGACATGGCGATCCATGCAAAAGAGATCATCAGGGCGCGTGAACGCATCGCCCAGGTCATTGCGCGTGAAACCGGCCAACCCATAGAACGGGTGCGCCAGGACATCGAGCGGGACTTGTGGATGTCCGCCGAAGAAGCCATTGCCTACGGCCTGGCCAGCCGCATCATCGAACGGCGCGGGGACCTGGCGGGCCGCTGA
- the mnmH gene encoding tRNA 2-selenouridine(34) synthase MnmH: protein MRADTNNYRELFLRDVPMLDTRAPTEFSKGAFPGAVNLPLMDDAERQQVGLCYKQRGQDAAIALGHQLVSGPIKARRVAAWADFARAHPDGYLYCFRGGLRSQISQAWLKNEAGIEYPRVIGGYKAMRGFLLQTIDDAVAQCGFVVLGGMTGTGKTDLLRQLDNSLDLEHHAHHRGSSFGKHAVGQPTQIDFDNRLAIDILKKRAAGHDRFVLEDESQAIGACSLPFELYRGMQEYPVVWLEDTTENRVNRILRDYVIDLCAEFVDVHGPEQGFDRFAERLRQSLDNISRRLGGERHRQLAGVMDAALAEQQRSGRVDAHRAWIAALLAQYYDPMYAYQRQRKSQRIVFAGDHQSVLQYLRDPPAVGRALKGFP, encoded by the coding sequence ATGCGCGCCGACACCAACAATTACCGCGAGCTTTTCCTGCGCGACGTTCCCATGCTGGACACGCGCGCGCCCACCGAGTTCAGCAAAGGGGCCTTCCCCGGCGCGGTCAACCTGCCGCTCATGGACGACGCCGAACGGCAGCAGGTGGGGCTGTGCTACAAGCAGCGCGGCCAGGACGCGGCCATTGCCCTGGGCCACCAGTTGGTCAGCGGGCCGATCAAGGCGCGGCGCGTGGCGGCATGGGCCGACTTCGCGCGCGCTCATCCCGATGGTTACCTGTACTGTTTTCGCGGCGGCCTGCGCTCGCAAATCAGCCAGGCCTGGTTGAAAAACGAGGCTGGCATCGAATACCCGCGCGTCATCGGCGGCTACAAGGCGATGCGCGGCTTTCTGCTGCAAACCATTGACGACGCTGTCGCCCAATGCGGCTTCGTCGTGCTGGGCGGCATGACGGGCACCGGCAAAACCGACCTGCTGCGCCAGCTCGACAACAGCCTCGACCTGGAGCATCACGCCCACCATCGCGGCTCCAGCTTCGGCAAGCACGCGGTTGGCCAGCCGACCCAGATCGACTTCGACAATCGCCTGGCCATCGACATCCTGAAAAAACGCGCGGCCGGCCACGACCGCTTCGTGCTGGAAGACGAAAGCCAGGCCATCGGCGCCTGCAGCCTGCCCTTCGAGCTGTACCGGGGTATGCAAGAGTACCCGGTCGTCTGGCTGGAAGACACCACCGAAAACCGTGTGAATCGCATTCTGCGCGACTACGTCATCGACCTGTGCGCCGAGTTCGTCGACGTCCATGGTCCGGAACAGGGGTTCGACCGGTTCGCCGAACGCCTGCGCCAGAGCCTGGACAACATTTCCAGGCGCCTGGGCGGCGAACGCCACAGGCAGCTGGCGGGCGTCATGGACGCGGCCCTGGCCGAGCAGCAGCGCAGCGGCCGCGTCGATGCCCATCGGGCCTGGATAGCAGCCCTGCTGGCGCAGTATTACGATCCCATGTACGCGTACCAGCGCCAGCGCAAATCACAACGCATCGTGTTCGCCGGCGATCATCAGTCTGTGCTGCAGTATCTGCGCGATCCCCCCGCGGTGGGCCGGGCACTTAAGGGTTTTCCCTAG
- a CDS encoding RNA polymerase sigma factor yields MTASRDFHPLAHDAALRRRLVALARHWLAHAGEAEDAVQDAYLRTAGGMPPSGAASREAWLVTVLRHLCIDAWRRQGRYESVLQQVAHDGASAVDEDSPERRAGQARQIGQALRQLVGALPPGDVAVLLLYEVFGFSHAELGALAGRSEAASRQVLRRALQRLRRAGPVTADDEDQACLLALCQQALAQRDPAVLVAVLRAARPQAMLACAPAPRMAREDAAAAPRARLVQSGNQLALLVVTDDGSVACLPLGEALAEPA; encoded by the coding sequence GTGACAGCCTCCCGCGATTTCCATCCCCTGGCCCACGATGCCGCGCTGCGCAGGCGCCTGGTGGCGCTGGCCCGGCACTGGCTGGCCCATGCAGGCGAGGCCGAAGACGCCGTGCAGGACGCTTACCTGCGCACGGCGGGCGGCATGCCGCCTTCAGGGGCCGCCAGCCGCGAGGCCTGGCTGGTCACGGTGCTGCGCCACCTGTGCATCGATGCCTGGCGGCGCCAGGGCCGCTATGAGTCCGTGCTGCAGCAGGTTGCGCACGACGGCGCGTCCGCCGTCGATGAGGATTCACCCGAGCGGCGGGCCGGGCAGGCCCGACAGATCGGGCAGGCGCTGCGGCAGCTGGTGGGCGCGCTGCCGCCGGGCGATGTGGCGGTCCTGTTGTTGTACGAGGTCTTCGGGTTCAGTCATGCAGAACTTGGCGCGCTGGCCGGACGCAGCGAGGCGGCGTCGCGCCAGGTGCTGCGCCGCGCGCTGCAACGCCTGCGCCGCGCCGGCCCGGTGACGGCCGATGACGAAGACCAGGCGTGCCTGCTTGCCTTGTGCCAGCAGGCGCTGGCGCAGCGGGACCCCGCGGTGCTGGTCGCCGTGCTGCGCGCCGCCAGGCCCCAGGCGATGCTGGCGTGCGCGCCGGCCCCGCGCATGGCCCGCGAAGACGCCGCCGCGGCGCCGCGCGCGCGACTGGTGCAGTCCGGCAATCAGCTTGCGCTGCTGGTTGTTACCGACGATGGATCCGTCGCCTGCTTGCCGCTGGGCGAGGCCCTTGCCGAACCCGCTTGA
- a CDS encoding alpha/beta fold hydrolase, giving the protein MTAYADTVVHYRHVHADGLRFFYREAGDPQAPVLLLLHGFPSSSHQFRNVIPRLARKFRVIAPDLPGFGFTEVPAERGYRYTFDNLAKSLEALVDEFGLARYALYFFDYGAPTGLRLAVAHPERVTGLVSQNGNAYLEGLGDAWAPIRAYWDRPSAANRQAIHDAILNFEGTKWQYVHGVADPDSIAPESYALDAALLERPGNKEIQLDLFLDYANNLKRYPDFQEFFRQARVPTLAIWGRNDPFFIPPGAQAYQRDNPDAVVELLDTGHFALETHGQYIGQRIIDVLGAG; this is encoded by the coding sequence ATGACCGCTTACGCCGATACCGTTGTCCATTACCGCCACGTCCATGCCGACGGGCTGCGCTTCTTTTATCGAGAAGCGGGCGATCCGCAGGCGCCGGTGCTGTTGCTGCTGCACGGCTTTCCCAGTTCGTCGCATCAGTTCCGCAACGTGATCCCGCGGCTGGCCCGCAAGTTCCGCGTGATCGCGCCCGATCTGCCGGGCTTCGGCTTTACCGAAGTGCCCGCCGAACGCGGCTACCGCTATACGTTCGACAACCTGGCCAAGTCGTTGGAAGCCCTGGTCGATGAGTTCGGGCTGGCCCGCTACGCGCTGTACTTTTTCGACTATGGGGCGCCCACCGGCCTGCGTCTGGCCGTGGCGCATCCTGAGCGGGTTACCGGGCTGGTATCGCAGAACGGCAATGCCTATCTGGAAGGTCTGGGCGACGCCTGGGCGCCGATACGCGCGTATTGGGACCGCCCGTCGGCGGCCAACCGGCAGGCCATCCACGACGCCATCCTGAATTTCGAGGGCACGAAATGGCAGTACGTGCATGGCGTGGCCGATCCGGACAGCATCGCGCCCGAAAGCTATGCGCTGGATGCGGCCCTGCTCGAACGGCCCGGCAACAAGGAGATCCAGCTAGACCTGTTCCTGGACTACGCCAACAACCTGAAGCGCTACCCGGATTTCCAGGAATTCTTCAGACAGGCCAGGGTGCCCACGTTGGCCATCTGGGGGCGCAACGATCCCTTTTTCATTCCGCCGGGCGCCCAGGCCTATCAGCGCGACAATCCCGATGCCGTGGTCGAATTGCTGGACACGGGCCACTTCGCGCTGGAGACCCATGGCCAGTACATCGGCCAGCGCATTATCGACGTGCTGGGCGCGGGCTGA